One part of the Nostoc sp. PCC 7120 = FACHB-418 genome encodes these proteins:
- the petN gene encoding cytochrome b6-f complex subunit PetN, translating into MAILTLGWVSLLVVFTWSIAMVVWGRNGL; encoded by the coding sequence ATGGCGATTTTGACACTTGGTTGGGTATCACTGTTAGTTGTGTTTACTTGGTCGATTGCGATGGTAGTTTGGGGACGTAACGGACTATAG